The following coding sequences lie in one Vibrio casei genomic window:
- a CDS encoding cell division protein ZapC — MLKPSDTWKWYYDETNKSLMLDLGLDMVFSVNLPEKLLINSAFQENQFSVDDASSYHKFKQQVDSLPLSEPRKAELSLNSVAARRFHKPVQPKSWFFSCQGGDFTPREGEIVHLRNCFSEGHFMVVEVGESASICVSVSLRDFSLTESKSLKFGEPIKVMHDRFAKANIHTTIETYAMVG; from the coding sequence ATGCTTAAACCGAGTGATACATGGAAATGGTATTACGATGAAACCAACAAGTCCCTTATGCTGGATCTTGGGCTGGACATGGTTTTTAGCGTAAATTTACCTGAAAAATTATTAATCAATAGTGCATTTCAAGAGAATCAATTTTCTGTAGATGATGCATCTAGTTACCATAAATTCAAACAACAAGTTGATAGTCTCCCTCTATCTGAGCCACGTAAAGCTGAGCTTTCACTTAATAGTGTTGCAGCAAGACGTTTTCACAAGCCGGTACAGCCAAAGAGTTGGTTCTTTTCGTGTCAAGGCGGTGATTTTACACCTAGAGAAGGTGAGATTGTGCATTTGAGAAACTGCTTCTCTGAAGGGCACTTCATGGTGGTTGAAGTTGGTGAGAGTGCGAGTATTTGTGTTTCTGTCTCTTTACGTGATTTCAGTTTAACAGAATCCAAGTCGTTGAAATTTGGCGAGCCGATTAAAGTCATGCATGACCGCTTTGCTAAAGCTAATATTCATACCACTATTGAAACTTATGCCATGGTGGGTTAA
- a CDS encoding IS3 family transposase (programmed frameshift), whose amino-acid sequence MKHYSAQSKESALQKMMPPNNIAIAQLSIEMGIGESTLYNWRKQAIDKGHLVPGDGKNAEQWSSANKFSVVLETASLNQAELAEYCRGKGLYVEQVSAWRNACIDANANVKEQEKAFSTETKKDKKQINQLEKELRRKDKALAETAALLVLRKKAKCDLGGSRGRMILDSARIQAVKLVNEAVSSGAPKFKACRELGISVRTYQRWTVDGNIKTDGRPISQRPEPKNKLSKAERDNILAIVNSDDFKSLPPSQIVPTLADEGIYLASESTYYRVLHEEKQQNARGRSQIKERKVPTTHCATGPNQVWCWDITWLPGPAKGLHFYLYLILDIFSRKIVGWEIHDDESAENASILIKKAHLKEGVKDNPLVLHSDNGSPMKGSSMLETLYSLGVVSSFNRPRVSNDNAYAESIFKTCKYRPDYPYKGFSTIDEARSWVLKFSHWYNFNHKHSGIKYVSPHQRHSGLAGDILANRKEVYQGAKDAHPERWSGNIRNWDLPKEVYLNPEQNSVKAESA is encoded by the exons ATGAAACATTATTCAGCGCAAAGCAAAGAGTCGGCTCTTCAGAAGATGATGCCTCCAAATAATATAGCAATAGCCCAATTATCAATCGAGATGGGGATTGGTGAATCAACCTTGTATAATTGGCGAAAACAAGCAATTGATAAGGGGCATTTAGTGCCAGGTGATGGAAAGAATGCTGAGCAGTGGTCATCAGCAAATAAATTCTCAGTCGTGTTGGAAACAGCCTCTTTAAATCAAGCTGAGTTAGCGGAATATTGTCGAGGCAAAGGTCTTTATGTGGAACAAGTATCGGCTTGGCGAAATGCGTGTATAGATGCAAACGCTAACGTTAAAGAGCAAGAAAAAGCCTTCTCCACCGAAACAAAGAAAGATAAAAAACAGATCAATCAATTAGAAAAGGAGCTACGTCGAAAAGATAAGGCACTCGCTGAAACCGCAGCACTATTGGTGTTAAGAAAAAAAGCAA AATGCGATCTGGGGGGAAGCCGAGGACGAATGATCCTCGACTCAGCTCGCATTCAAGCAGTTAAACTAGTTAATGAAGCTGTGAGTTCTGGTGCGCCAAAGTTTAAAGCTTGCCGTGAACTTGGGATCAGTGTCCGGACGTATCAACGTTGGACTGTTGACGGGAACATAAAAACAGATGGTAGACCAATATCTCAGCGCCCTGAGCCAAAAAATAAGCTATCAAAAGCAGAGAGAGATAACATATTAGCCATCGTTAATAGCGATGATTTTAAGAGCTTACCACCAAGCCAAATCGTCCCTACATTAGCAGATGAGGGTATTTATCTTGCTTCTGAATCAACATATTATCGTGTTCTTCATGAAGAAAAACAGCAAAACGCTCGCGGACGTAGTCAGATAAAAGAGAGAAAAGTACCGACGACACACTGTGCTACAGGGCCAAACCAAGTGTGGTGTTGGGATATTACTTGGTTACCAGGCCCCGCTAAAGGGCTGCATTTTTATTTATATTTGATACTCGATATATTTAGTCGAAAGATTGTTGGATGGGAAATTCATGATGACGAATCAGCAGAAAATGCATCAATATTAATTAAGAAAGCTCATTTAAAAGAAGGAGTTAAAGATAATCCTCTGGTACTGCATTCGGATAATGGAAGCCCAATGAAAGGCTCATCAATGCTTGAAACACTTTATAGTTTAGGTGTCGTGTCGTCTTTTAATCGTCCTAGGGTGAGCAATGATAATGCTTATGCTGAGTCGATATTTAAAACGTGTAAATATCGCCCTGACTATCCGTATAAAGGGTTTTCAACAATTGATGAGGCGCGTAGTTGGGTGTTGAAATTTAGCCACTGGTATAATTTTAACCACAAACATAGTGGCATCAAATACGTCAGCCCACATCAAAGGCATTCAGGATTAGCGGGTGACATATTGGCTAATAGAAAAGAAGTTTATCAAGGTGCTAAAGATGCTCACCCTGAGCGCTGGAGCGGTAATATCCGTAATTGGGATTTACCAAAAGAAGTGTACTTAAACCCTGAACAAAATAGTGTCAAGGCTGAGAGTGCATAA
- the rlmKL gene encoding bifunctional 23S rRNA (guanine(2069)-N(7))-methyltransferase RlmK/23S rRNA (guanine(2445)-N(2))-methyltransferase RlmL produces the protein MNQYLAITSNGLENLLADELKQLGITDAKPVQAGVRFTATNAQAYRCCLWSRLASRFVLILSEFYCNDDMDLYLSASAVNWASHFSVDKRLIVDFNGTNQEIRNSQYGAMKVKDAIVDSFTKKDLGRPEISKDQPDLRIHVRLHRDRAILGIDIVGLGLHQRGYRTQAGAAPLRETLACAIITRSGWDGSQVLLDPMCGSGTLLIEAALMAANVAPGIQRSKWAFEALHSFEADVWAEIKAEASVQGRKGVKSLEANRFFGIDNDQRVLQAAKDNARRAGLGDAIQFKLADAAKLEKPQGFDTGIIICNPPYGERLGTEPGLIALYTAFGAQLKSEFAGSHASIFSSSEELLSCLRMRADKQYKLSNGALPCHQKNYSITARVNPNGETIRHSEKEEAQIAPDFANRVKKNLAKIGKWAKREQLDCYRVYDADLPNYNVAIDLYLDHVVIQEYAAPKTIPEDVAKRRLTDIIRATIQVLNVDANKVVLKTREKQKGKRQYQKLSQDSEYLEVNEYGVKLLVNLQDYLDTGLFLDHKLTRRRLGEMSSGKDFLNLFAYTGSASVHAAAGGAKSTTTVDMSNTYLQWAQRNMELNGFVGEHHQYEQADCLQWLKHEDRTFDLIFIDPPTFSNSKRMEQTFDIQRDHLMLMENLKRLMRKDAVVIFSNNKRLFKMDLDGLEQLGLQAENISSKTLPMDFARNKHIHNCWVITHR, from the coding sequence ATGAATCAATATTTAGCGATAACCTCGAACGGACTTGAAAACCTTCTAGCGGATGAGCTCAAGCAGTTAGGGATTACCGATGCTAAGCCAGTGCAGGCTGGTGTGCGTTTTACAGCCACAAATGCACAAGCCTATCGTTGTTGTTTATGGAGCCGTTTGGCTTCACGTTTTGTTTTAATTCTCTCTGAATTTTACTGCAATGATGATATGGACCTTTATTTATCAGCATCGGCTGTGAATTGGGCTTCTCATTTCTCTGTAGATAAACGATTGATTGTTGATTTCAATGGTACAAACCAAGAGATTCGTAATAGCCAATACGGCGCCATGAAAGTTAAAGATGCGATTGTTGATAGCTTCACTAAAAAAGACTTAGGTCGACCTGAGATCAGTAAAGATCAACCCGATCTTCGCATCCATGTCCGTTTACATCGTGATAGAGCAATACTCGGTATTGATATTGTTGGCTTAGGATTACATCAGCGTGGCTACCGAACTCAAGCTGGGGCTGCTCCTTTACGTGAAACACTGGCTTGCGCAATTATTACTCGAAGTGGGTGGGATGGCTCGCAAGTATTATTGGATCCTATGTGTGGTTCAGGTACCTTATTAATTGAGGCCGCATTAATGGCCGCTAATGTTGCCCCTGGTATTCAACGTTCTAAGTGGGCTTTTGAAGCATTACATAGTTTTGAAGCCGATGTTTGGGCTGAAATAAAAGCTGAAGCGAGTGTTCAGGGTCGTAAAGGCGTTAAGTCTTTAGAAGCGAATCGCTTCTTTGGTATTGATAATGATCAGAGGGTGCTTCAAGCCGCTAAAGATAATGCTAGGCGAGCAGGTTTGGGTGATGCTATCCAATTTAAGTTGGCTGATGCGGCTAAACTAGAAAAACCTCAAGGGTTTGATACTGGCATTATTATTTGTAATCCACCATATGGTGAGCGCTTAGGAACTGAACCGGGTTTGATTGCCTTGTATACTGCTTTTGGTGCGCAATTAAAGAGTGAGTTTGCAGGAAGCCATGCATCTATTTTCTCTTCAAGCGAAGAGCTGCTTAGCTGTTTACGCATGCGTGCTGATAAACAATATAAACTAAGCAATGGTGCGTTACCGTGTCACCAAAAAAATTATTCTATTACTGCTCGTGTGAATCCAAATGGTGAAACAATACGCCATTCTGAAAAGGAAGAAGCACAAATCGCACCAGACTTTGCCAATAGGGTCAAAAAGAATCTTGCTAAAATAGGTAAGTGGGCGAAACGCGAGCAACTCGATTGTTACCGTGTTTATGACGCCGACCTTCCTAATTATAATGTAGCAATTGATTTATACCTTGATCATGTAGTGATTCAAGAGTATGCCGCGCCTAAAACGATTCCTGAAGATGTCGCCAAACGTCGTTTGACCGATATTATTAGAGCGACCATTCAAGTTTTAAACGTGGATGCAAATAAGGTTGTGCTTAAAACTCGGGAAAAGCAGAAGGGGAAACGTCAATATCAAAAATTATCTCAAGATTCTGAATACCTTGAAGTGAATGAGTATGGCGTAAAACTACTGGTTAACCTGCAAGATTATCTTGATACTGGCTTATTTTTAGACCATAAATTGACCCGTCGTCGCTTAGGTGAGATGTCTTCAGGTAAAGATTTCTTAAATCTATTTGCGTATACCGGTAGTGCTAGTGTTCATGCTGCTGCGGGTGGAGCCAAATCGACAACGACGGTGGATATGTCGAATACTTATCTGCAATGGGCTCAGCGTAACATGGAGCTGAATGGCTTTGTTGGTGAGCATCATCAATATGAACAAGCGGATTGTTTACAGTGGTTAAAGCATGAAGATCGTACGTTTGATTTGATTTTCATTGATCCACCAACGTTTTCTAATTCAAAAAGAATGGAGCAAACATTTGATATTCAGCGTGATCACCTGATGTTGATGGAGAATTTAAAGCGTTTGATGAGAAAAGATGCTGTGGTTATTTTCTCGAATAATAAACGTTTGTTTAAAATGGATCTCGACGGCCTAGAACAATTAGGCTTACAAGCGGAAAATATCTCATCAAAAACCCTACCAATGGATTTTGCTCGTAATAAGCATATTCATAACTGTTGGGTTATTACACACCGCTAA
- the pyrD gene encoding quinone-dependent dihydroorotate dehydrogenase: MLYRLARTGLFKFSAETAHELAIKNLKRLNGTPLDFFFRQNLPTRSVEVMGLTFKNPVGLAAGMDKNGECIDAFGAMGFGFLEIGTVTPRPQPGNDKPRCFRIVEAEGIINRMGFNNDGVDQLIENVKQSTFDGILGINIGKNKDTPIEKGTEDYLICMEKVYPYAGYIAANISSPNTPGLRTLQYGEALDELLSALKDKQTELAEQYGKYVPLALKIAPDLSDDEIIQICHSLKKYEIDGVIATNTTLDRSLVDGMKNANEMGGLSGRPVQSKSTEVIRQLYKELGDDIPIIGVGGIDSYVSAKEKMMAGAKLVQVYSGFIYHGPGLVKEIVKNI; encoded by the coding sequence ATGCTTTATCGTCTAGCTAGAACAGGCTTATTTAAATTCAGTGCAGAGACCGCACATGAATTAGCTATTAAGAATTTAAAAAGGCTTAATGGCACACCACTTGACTTTTTCTTCCGCCAAAATCTACCCACTCGTTCTGTTGAAGTGATGGGGTTAACCTTTAAAAATCCTGTTGGACTTGCTGCCGGTATGGATAAAAATGGAGAATGTATTGATGCATTTGGAGCAATGGGGTTTGGTTTTTTAGAAATTGGTACTGTGACACCACGTCCTCAACCAGGTAATGATAAGCCGCGTTGTTTCCGAATTGTTGAGGCGGAAGGCATCATCAATCGTATGGGATTTAATAATGATGGTGTTGATCAACTGATTGAAAATGTAAAACAATCTACTTTTGATGGCATCCTTGGGATTAACATAGGTAAAAATAAAGATACCCCAATAGAAAAGGGTACTGAAGATTATTTAATTTGTATGGAAAAAGTGTATCCATACGCGGGTTATATTGCAGCCAATATTTCGTCACCGAACACTCCGGGACTTAGAACACTTCAATATGGTGAAGCATTAGATGAATTACTTTCTGCTTTGAAAGATAAGCAAACAGAACTCGCTGAGCAATATGGGAAATATGTTCCATTGGCTTTAAAAATTGCACCGGATCTTAGTGATGACGAAATTATTCAAATTTGTCATTCACTGAAGAAATACGAAATTGATGGTGTTATTGCAACCAATACAACGTTAGACCGTTCTTTAGTTGATGGAATGAAAAATGCCAATGAAATGGGGGGTCTCAGTGGTCGTCCCGTGCAGTCTAAAAGTACTGAAGTGATTCGTCAGTTGTATAAAGAACTTGGTGATGACATTCCGATCATAGGAGTTGGCGGTATTGATTCTTATGTCTCAGCAAAAGAAAAAATGATGGCAGGGGCAAAACTAGTCCAAGTTTATTCTGGATTTATTTATCATGGTCCTGGTTTGGTTAAAGAAATCGTAAAAAATATATAA
- a CDS encoding DUF3466 family protein, which yields MPNKIFKLSVITASLLATNSVTAAIYKIVPVNSNVDAKQTFSSTISDSSIESDTNPLGCFADTVSCSDSNYLLGGDSRQGSDGFSYRDEVPFRIDNHFSYLDYNDLKSYCYNQLGYSTCESWANQQWFGGQSSNDTDVCDTSLQGGLCHERRAFNQGYNGRNAVALINGSEISAPVESSYTPPGGSLITDSSNSVVNKVLADGTPIGIASSGYYSVGSNELLTYRQRGFYGTTYLLPKQDGASIVKQMGRTFAFDSFEYPKDSGSIYVVGSASIAPFNNNDDNKNYFGDLSKCTETTNYPNPVLLADCQNFAFATQAYVWDTADANGASGAAVSEWSGQATSEPNRDDASAQSSARTSVIAETSNSLYGDKPVLGGFNTYRDDDSLLMQAAIFYPASSFDPSKENQWQTAFVRGAEIKQGDDYIYSNSLVKDINNHLIAIGEAKRSGRYPENGAANNRLFYTDASKGSPTSPPTAVYLSGDIFFKGAGGEANAINNYNEVVGSIDAEDDREVNGKERRRRGFIDPLNLSGYNTERFAIFQGKSWWLDNLTNDGDVSGNNNQYRIVNATGINDDGVISATANFCQGGYDYVSHNSYCGDGAGVEKLVAVKLIPIPGATSSDIQIRKAGDAPVERSGGGSLGYFALTILGLIGFRRRKNKM from the coding sequence ATGCCAAATAAAATATTTAAGTTAAGTGTTATTACTGCTTCATTATTAGCAACAAATTCAGTGACGGCTGCAATTTATAAAATTGTACCTGTTAACTCTAATGTGGATGCAAAGCAGACGTTTTCGAGCACGATAAGTGATTCATCGATAGAATCAGATACAAATCCATTAGGGTGTTTTGCAGACACTGTAAGCTGTTCTGATTCGAATTACTTACTTGGTGGAGATAGTCGACAAGGTTCCGATGGTTTTTCTTATCGTGATGAAGTGCCTTTTCGTATCGATAATCATTTTTCTTATTTAGATTATAATGATTTAAAAAGTTATTGTTATAACCAGTTAGGTTATTCTACTTGTGAGAGCTGGGCAAATCAGCAGTGGTTTGGTGGTCAATCAAGTAACGATACTGATGTTTGTGATACTAGCTTACAAGGGGGGTTATGTCATGAAAGACGAGCTTTTAATCAAGGTTACAATGGCCGAAATGCCGTTGCATTAATTAATGGGAGTGAAATCTCTGCGCCAGTTGAAAGTAGCTATACACCTCCTGGTGGTTCATTAATTACGGACTCTTCGAACAGCGTAGTTAATAAAGTACTTGCCGATGGCACGCCAATTGGTATTGCAAGCAGTGGTTATTATAGTGTTGGTAGTAATGAGCTTTTAACCTATCGTCAGCGTGGTTTTTATGGCACAACATACTTACTGCCGAAACAAGATGGTGCTTCAATAGTAAAACAAATGGGGCGTACCTTTGCGTTTGACTCCTTTGAATACCCTAAAGATAGTGGTTCTATTTATGTCGTTGGTTCAGCATCGATTGCACCTTTTAATAATAATGATGATAACAAAAATTATTTTGGTGACTTAAGCAAATGTACAGAGACCACTAATTATCCAAATCCAGTATTACTAGCCGATTGTCAAAACTTTGCTTTCGCTACACAAGCTTATGTTTGGGATACCGCTGACGCTAATGGTGCATCAGGAGCTGCTGTTTCAGAATGGTCAGGACAGGCTACATCGGAACCTAACCGCGATGATGCCAGTGCTCAAAGTAGTGCCCGAACATCGGTCATTGCTGAAACGAGCAATAGCTTATATGGAGATAAACCGGTACTTGGTGGGTTTAATACTTATCGTGATGATGATAGCTTATTGATGCAGGCTGCTATTTTTTATCCAGCATCATCATTTGACCCGTCAAAAGAAAACCAATGGCAGACAGCCTTTGTTAGAGGCGCTGAAATTAAGCAAGGTGATGATTATATTTACAGCAACAGCTTGGTTAAAGACATTAATAATCACTTGATTGCAATTGGAGAAGCCAAACGTAGCGGGCGTTACCCTGAGAATGGTGCTGCTAATAATCGCTTGTTCTATACGGACGCCTCAAAAGGTAGCCCAACATCGCCACCAACGGCTGTTTATTTATCGGGTGATATTTTCTTCAAAGGTGCGGGTGGTGAAGCGAATGCCATCAACAACTATAATGAAGTGGTAGGCTCCATTGATGCTGAAGATGATCGTGAAGTTAATGGTAAAGAACGTCGTCGTCGTGGCTTTATCGATCCGTTAAATTTATCTGGATACAATACTGAGCGTTTTGCTATCTTTCAAGGTAAGTCATGGTGGCTTGATAACTTAACCAATGATGGTGATGTATCGGGTAATAACAACCAATATCGCATTGTAAATGCGACAGGTATTAATGACGATGGTGTTATTTCTGCGACAGCTAACTTTTGTCAAGGTGGGTATGATTATGTTTCTCATAATTCATATTGTGGAGATGGGGCTGGCGTCGAGAAGTTGGTTGCCGTTAAGTTAATCCCTATTCCTGGCGCGACTTCTTCGGATATTCAAATAAGAAAAGCAGGTGATGCACCAGTTGAAAGATCGGGAGGGGGTAGCCTAGGTTATTTTGCTTTGACTATACTTGGCTTAATTGGTTTCAGACGAAGAAAAAACAAAATGTAA
- a CDS encoding ABC transporter ATP-binding protein: MALITLHNAQLAFGDHPLLDKADFALQQNERVCLVGRNGAGKSTMMKVLAGEIIMDDGKIQVTQDVVVSRLEQDPPRNAEGTVYDYVAEGLAEVGELLKQYQHQLDIMAEDPSEKNINHLSRIQEQLDHNNGWRLEERIKNILTSLSLDEHTLLTSLSGGWQRKAALARALVCDPDVLLLDEPTNHLDVTTIEWLECFLKDFRGSIIFISHDRAFIQSMATRILDLDRGKLSSYPGNYEQYLIDKEEALRVEEMQNAEFDKKLAQEEVWIRQGIKARRTRNEGRVRALKKLREERSDRREVQGKANIQIDESNRSGKIIFEAENLCYSIDGKTIVDDFSFNIMRGDRIALIGPNGCGKSTLLKLLLGQLQPDSGRLHCGTKLEVAYFDQYREILDPEKTVMDNLADGKQEVTVGGRTRHALGYLQDFLFEPKRARTPVKALSGGEKNRLLLARLFLKSNNLLILDEPTNDLDIETLELLEEILANYQGTLLLVSHDRQFVDNTVMSSWIFEGNGKIEEFVGGYHDAQEQRAQVLQSRGLNVADDIVKPTEKVTEEVPKPQPVESKPKKLSYKLQRELESLPQLLEKLEAEVDELQEKVNQPDFFNQSSDDTQAVLNRLNATEQELETAFARWEELESMQA; this comes from the coding sequence ATGGCATTGATTACCCTTCATAACGCTCAATTGGCTTTTGGCGATCATCCTTTATTGGATAAAGCGGACTTTGCATTACAACAGAATGAAAGAGTATGCCTTGTAGGCCGTAATGGCGCAGGTAAATCGACCATGATGAAAGTCCTTGCGGGTGAAATCATTATGGATGATGGTAAAATTCAAGTCACACAAGATGTTGTGGTGTCTCGTCTAGAACAAGATCCACCACGTAATGCAGAAGGTACAGTATACGACTATGTTGCTGAAGGCCTTGCTGAAGTGGGGGAACTTCTTAAGCAGTATCAACATCAGTTAGATATTATGGCGGAAGATCCATCAGAAAAAAACATCAATCATTTATCTCGTATTCAAGAGCAATTGGATCACAATAATGGATGGCGTTTGGAAGAACGTATTAAAAATATACTGACATCGTTATCGCTTGATGAACATACACTGCTGACGAGTTTGTCTGGTGGTTGGCAACGTAAAGCGGCATTAGCACGAGCATTAGTATGCGACCCGGATGTATTGCTTCTCGATGAACCGACTAACCACCTTGATGTGACGACTATTGAATGGTTGGAATGCTTTTTGAAAGATTTCAGAGGTTCAATAATTTTTATTTCGCATGACAGAGCTTTTATTCAGTCAATGGCGACTCGTATTCTGGATTTAGATCGCGGTAAATTAAGTTCTTACCCTGGTAACTATGAACAATACCTGATCGATAAGGAAGAAGCATTACGCGTTGAAGAAATGCAAAATGCGGAATTTGATAAGAAACTGGCTCAAGAAGAAGTTTGGATTCGTCAAGGAATAAAAGCTCGTCGGACTCGTAATGAAGGACGTGTAAGGGCACTTAAAAAATTACGTGAAGAACGTTCTGATCGTCGTGAAGTACAAGGTAAAGCCAATATTCAAATTGATGAATCTAATCGTTCAGGTAAGATTATTTTTGAAGCTGAAAATCTATGTTACTCCATTGATGGTAAAACGATTGTCGATGATTTCAGCTTCAATATTATGCGCGGTGATCGAATTGCCTTAATTGGTCCAAATGGTTGTGGCAAGAGTACATTATTAAAATTATTACTTGGCCAGTTGCAACCTGACTCAGGTCGCTTACATTGTGGAACGAAGTTAGAAGTGGCTTATTTCGATCAATATCGCGAAATACTTGATCCTGAGAAAACGGTTATGGATAACCTAGCTGATGGTAAGCAAGAAGTGACTGTTGGTGGTCGAACTCGTCATGCATTAGGCTATCTCCAAGATTTCTTATTTGAACCTAAAAGGGCTCGTACTCCGGTTAAAGCATTATCCGGTGGTGAGAAAAACCGTTTGCTTCTTGCTCGATTATTTTTAAAATCAAATAATTTATTGATTCTAGATGAACCAACGAATGATTTAGATATCGAAACATTGGAACTTTTAGAAGAAATTCTTGCCAACTATCAGGGTACTTTATTATTAGTCAGTCATGACCGTCAGTTTGTCGACAATACCGTGATGAGTAGTTGGATTTTTGAAGGCAATGGTAAAATTGAAGAGTTTGTTGGTGGTTATCATGATGCGCAAGAACAACGCGCACAAGTTTTGCAATCTCGTGGTCTGAATGTGGCTGATGATATTGTGAAGCCAACAGAAAAAGTAACAGAGGAAGTGCCTAAACCTCAACCTGTCGAGAGTAAACCTAAAAAATTGTCTTATAAACTGCAGAGAGAATTAGAGTCTTTACCGCAGTTATTAGAAAAATTAGAAGCTGAAGTTGATGAGCTTCAAGAAAAGGTTAACCAACCTGACTTTTTTAACCAGAGTAGTGACGACACTCAAGCAGTATTAAACCGCTTGAACGCTACTGAACAAGAATTAGAAACTGCATTTGCTCGGTGGGAAGAACTTGAGTCTATGCAGGCCTAA
- a CDS encoding glutaredoxin family protein, producing MLKLYSTVGCHLCEMAFEQLSSLNLQSQVDVIDIAFDDELFNRYGVTIPVISLKETDKKHQIQPEELFWPFNIKELQVWLKQNGIDYPS from the coding sequence ATGTTGAAACTGTATTCCACTGTAGGTTGCCATTTATGTGAAATGGCATTTGAGCAGTTATCTAGTCTCAATCTTCAATCGCAAGTGGACGTTATCGATATCGCCTTTGACGACGAATTATTTAACCGTTACGGGGTCACAATACCAGTGATTTCACTTAAAGAAACGGACAAAAAGCACCAGATACAACCGGAAGAGTTGTTCTGGCCATTTAATATCAAAGAATTACAAGTGTGGTTAAAACAAAATGGCATTGATTACCCTTCATAA